From Oreochromis aureus strain Israel breed Guangdong linkage group 4, ZZ_aureus, whole genome shotgun sequence, a single genomic window includes:
- the zgc:65811 gene encoding CD9 antigen isoform X2 has product MALDGCGLLCKYILIIFNIIFAVVGFAFLGLGMWLRFSDNTRAVFHVQELSSSAFVIGVTVLIALGAVMLFVVIFGDYGACNEKRCALQVFSVLLAILATAVVVVGVLANSKRDEVGIKLTEFYATLYAIYVKNQDPGIAVTLTFIHNALHCCGATGVSMIELVQKTCPEPDGFLEHLKMPSCPGVIVDVFDSKAPMMMGIFIGTGVLLMTAMICALVLLNQLKNAHQERTVYYSNVY; this is encoded by the exons atggctCTGGATGGATGTGGCTTGCTCTGCAAATATATCCTCATTATTTTCAACATCATCTTCGCG GTGGTGGGGTTTGCCTTCCTTGGACTTGGCATGTGGCTGAGGTTCAGCGACAACACAAGAGCGGTCTTCCATGTGCAGGAATTAAGCTCCAGCGCATTTGTTATAG GTGTGACTGTGCTGATCGCTCTCGGGGCAGTGATGCTGTTTGTGGTGATATTTGGAGACTACGGTGCCTGCAACGAGAAGAGATGCGCTCTGCAAGTG TTCTCCGTCCTTCTGGCCATACTGGCTACAGCGGTAGTTGTTGTTGGAGTGCTTGCCAACTCCAAAAGGGATGAG GTTGGAATCAAGTTGACTGAGTTCTATGCTACTTTGTATGCTATCTATGTGAAAAATCAAGACCCAGGAATTgctgtcacactcacattcatccACAACGCG CTTCACTGCTGTGGAGCGACTGGTGTCTCCATGATAGAGCTCGTTCAGAAGACCTGCCCCGAACCAGATGGGTTTCTGGAACACCTCAAGATGCCT AGCTGTCCTGGCGTCATCGTAGATGTCTTTGACAGTAAAGCACCAATGATGATGGGCATCTTCATTGGAACTGGAGTGCTCCTG ATGACGGCCATGATCTGCGCCTTAGTTCTCCTGAACCAGCTCAAGAACGCCCATCAGGAGAGGACAGTGTACTATTCGAATGTGTACTAA
- the zgc:65811 gene encoding CD9 antigen isoform X1 has product MALDGCGLLCKYILIIFNIIFAVVGFAFLGLGMWLRFSDNTRAVFHVQELSSSAFVIGVTVLIALGAVMLFVVIFGDYGACNEKRCALQVFSVLLAILATAVVVVGVLANSKRDEVGIKLTEFYATLYAIYVKNQDPGIAVTLTFIHNALHCCGATGVSMIELVQKTCPEPDGFLEHLKMPSCPGVIVDVFDSKAPMMMGIFIGTGVLLFIALICSITLSRKIISVSTPQYIILTQTTSTQANFQPAQHEVVTTTYPDQEPVFFTPLSAANIPVAYA; this is encoded by the exons atggctCTGGATGGATGTGGCTTGCTCTGCAAATATATCCTCATTATTTTCAACATCATCTTCGCG GTGGTGGGGTTTGCCTTCCTTGGACTTGGCATGTGGCTGAGGTTCAGCGACAACACAAGAGCGGTCTTCCATGTGCAGGAATTAAGCTCCAGCGCATTTGTTATAG GTGTGACTGTGCTGATCGCTCTCGGGGCAGTGATGCTGTTTGTGGTGATATTTGGAGACTACGGTGCCTGCAACGAGAAGAGATGCGCTCTGCAAGTG TTCTCCGTCCTTCTGGCCATACTGGCTACAGCGGTAGTTGTTGTTGGAGTGCTTGCCAACTCCAAAAGGGATGAG GTTGGAATCAAGTTGACTGAGTTCTATGCTACTTTGTATGCTATCTATGTGAAAAATCAAGACCCAGGAATTgctgtcacactcacattcatccACAACGCG CTTCACTGCTGTGGAGCGACTGGTGTCTCCATGATAGAGCTCGTTCAGAAGACCTGCCCCGAACCAGATGGGTTTCTGGAACACCTCAAGATGCCT AGCTGTCCTGGCGTCATCGTAGATGTCTTTGACAGTAAAGCACCAATGATGATGGGCATCTTCATTGGAACTGGAGTGCTCCTG TTCATCGCTCTGATTTGCAGCATTACCCTCAGCAGAAAGATTATTTCTGTCTCAACACCTCAGTACATTATCCTGACTCAAACCACTTCTACTCAGGCTAACTTTCAGCCAGCTCAGCATGAAGTAGTCACCACCACCTATCCTGACCAGGAGCCGGTCTTTTTCACTCCTCTCAGCGCAGCCAACATCCCCGTAGCTTATGCTTAG